Proteins found in one Orcinus orca chromosome 11, mOrcOrc1.1, whole genome shotgun sequence genomic segment:
- the VDR gene encoding vitamin D3 receptor isoform X3, translating into MCSKRSMKRKALFTCPFNGDCRITKDNRRHCQACRLKRCVDIGMMKEFILTDEEVQQKREMILKRKEEEALKDSLRPKLSDEQQRIIAILLDAHHKTYDPTYADFSQFRPPVREGENEGNHPSGPWFIQTPSFSGNSSSACSDRYTSSPDTMEPTGFSSLDLSEEDSDDSSVTLDLSQLSMLPHLADLVSYSIQKVIGFAKMIPGFRDLTPEDQIVLLKSSAIEVIMLRSNQSFTMDDMSWTCGSPDYKYQVSDVTKAGHSLELIEPLIKFQVGLKKLNLHEEEHVLLMAICIVSPDRPGVQDAALVEAIQDRLSNTLQTYIRCCHPPPGSHLLYAKMIQKLADLRSLNEEHSKQYRCLSFQPECSMKLTPLVLEVFGSEIS; encoded by the exons ATGTGCAGCAA ACGGAGCATGAAGCGGAAGGCACTGTTCACCTGTCCCTTCAATGGAGACTGCCGCATCACCAAGGACAACCGCCGCCACTGCCAGGCCTGCCGGCTCAAGCGCTGTGTGGACATCGGCATGATGAAGGAGT TCATCCTGACTGATGAAGAGGTGCAGCAGAAGCGGGAGATGATCctcaagaggaaggaagaggaggcctTGAAGGACAGCCTGCGGCCGAAGCTGTCCGACGAGCAGCAGCGCATCATCGCCATCCTGCTGGACGCCCACCACAAGACCTATGACCCCACCTACGCCGACTTCAGCCAGTTCCGG CCTCCGGTTCGAGAGGGTGAGAATGAAGGGAACCATCCCTCAGGGCCTTGGTTCATACAGACGCCCAGCTTCTCTGGAAACTCATCCTCCGCCTGCTCAGATCGCTACACCTCCTCTCCAG ATACGATGGAGCCAACCGGCTTCTCCAGCCTGGATCTGAGTGAAGAAGACTCTGATGACTCTTCTGTGACCCTGGACCTGTCCCAGCTCTCCATGCTGCCGCACCTGGCTGACCTGGTCAGTTACAGTATCCAGAAGGTCATTGGCTTTGCCAAGATGATCCCAGGGTTCAG AGACCTCACCCCTGAGGACCAGATCGTGCTGCTGAAGTCGAGTGCCATTGAGGTCATCATGCTGCGTTCCAACCAGTCCTTCACCATGGACGACATGTCCTGGACCTGCGGCAGCCCGGACTACAAGTACCAAGTCAGTGATGTAACCAAAG CCGGACACAGCCTGGAACTGATCGAGCCCCTCATCAAGTTCCAGGTGGGGCTGAAGAAGCTGAACTTGCACGAGGAGGAACACGTGCTGCTCATGGCCATCTGCATTGTCTCCCCAG ACCGTCCTGGGGTGCAGGACGCTGCGCTGGTCGAGGCCATCCAGGACCGCCTGTCCAACACGCTGCAGACCTACATCCGCTGCTGCCACCCACCCCCAGGCAGCCACCTGCTCTACGCCAAGATGATCCAGAAGCTAGCGGACCTGCGTAGCCTGAACGAGGAACACTCCAAGCAGTATCGCTGCCTCTCCTTCCAGCCCGAGTGCAGCATGAAGCTCACGCCCCTCGTGCTCGAGGTGTTTGGCAGCGAGATCTCCTGA